The genomic DNA GTAAAACTGCTTCCTCTGAGTCCATTGGTTTTAAGCTGAATTGTTTTGAACGAATAATTTCAATATCACTCTCATTCGTTGGTTCAACTTCAGTTTCTTCTGCTACCTCAGGAGGTGCTTCTTGAACTTCAGCTACAAACGCCTCTGGCTCACCGTGATTTTTATGCTTACGATTAACACGTGTTTTATATTTACGTACTTGACGTTCTAATTTACTAGTAACTAAGTCAATTGCTGCATATAAATCATCATGTCGTTCTTCAGCTCTTAATGTTACATTTTTTAAAGGAATCGTTACTTCAATTTTAGTTGTAGAGTTTTGGTACGTTTTAACTTTAACGTGTGCAACTGCGTTTGGCACATCGTTAAAATAACGTTCAAGTTTACCAATTTTTTCCTCAATATAGTTGCGGATGGCATCTGTAATAGTGAGGTTATCTCCATGAATTTCAAATCTAATCATAGCTATCTCTCCTTTAACCTCTTATATTGGTAATTCTTACTATTATAATACCACGTTTAACCTATCTTGAAAACGTAAACACTTTGAATTTTCTGACAT from Staphylococcus taiwanensis includes the following:
- the raiA gene encoding ribosome-associated translation inhibitor RaiA, with the protein product MIRFEIHGDNLTITDAIRNYIEEKIGKLERYFNDVPNAVAHVKVKTYQNSTTKIEVTIPLKNVTLRAEERHDDLYAAIDLVTSKLERQVRKYKTRVNRKHKNHGEPEAFVAEVQEAPPEVAEETEVEPTNESDIEIIRSKQFSLKPMDSEEAVLQMDLLGHDFYIFTDRETDGTSIVYKRKDGKYGLIETTE